The following proteins are co-located in the Paraburkholderia phytofirmans PsJN genome:
- the dcd gene encoding dCTP deaminase, giving the protein MTIKSDKWIRRMAASHNMIEPFAPDQVRVSEDGRKIVSYGTSSYGYDIRCADEFKIFTNINSTIVDPKNFDEKSFVDFKGDVCIIPPNSFALARTVEYFRIPRSVLTVCLGKSTYARCGIIVNVTPFEPEWEGHVTLEFSNTTPLPAKIYANEGVAQVLFFESDEICETSYADRGGKYQGQHGVTLPKT; this is encoded by the coding sequence ATGACTATCAAATCCGACAAGTGGATCCGGCGCATGGCCGCGTCGCACAACATGATCGAGCCGTTCGCGCCCGATCAGGTTCGCGTCTCCGAAGACGGCCGGAAGATTGTCAGCTACGGCACGTCGAGCTACGGCTACGACATCCGCTGCGCCGACGAATTCAAGATCTTCACGAACATCAACTCGACCATCGTCGATCCGAAGAATTTCGACGAGAAGTCGTTTGTCGACTTCAAGGGCGATGTCTGCATCATCCCGCCCAATTCGTTCGCGCTCGCGCGCACGGTGGAGTATTTCCGCATTCCGCGCAGCGTCCTGACCGTGTGTCTGGGCAAGTCCACGTATGCGCGTTGCGGGATCATCGTCAACGTGACGCCGTTCGAGCCGGAATGGGAAGGGCACGTCACGCTCGAATTCTCGAATACGACACCTTTGCCTGCGAAAATCTACGCGAACGAAGGCGTCGCTCAAGTGCTGTTTTTCGAAAGCGACGAGATTTGTGAGACGTCGTACGCGGATCGCGGCGGCAAATATCAAGGTCAGCACGGCGTCACGTTGCCTAAGACGTGA
- a CDS encoding superoxide dismutase family protein: MGKRIDGQAVHAFIVLTASSVLLCGCSAFLRPQEKRADAQLLPTVGNQARGLVTFIERSDGVQVTYNLAGMPPNSDHALQVHERGDCNAADGSSAGQVFSPAAERLKSGARVEGDLGNIHADANGVATGFIVAPDVSLDGIRSVLQRAVLLHHDATDPYAYPQHGAGPALACGLIRQ, from the coding sequence ATGGGAAAACGAATCGACGGGCAGGCGGTGCATGCGTTCATCGTCCTGACTGCCAGCAGTGTGCTGTTATGCGGCTGTAGCGCGTTCCTGAGACCACAGGAAAAACGTGCGGACGCGCAGTTGCTGCCCACCGTGGGCAATCAGGCGCGCGGTCTCGTCACGTTCATCGAGCGCTCGGACGGCGTGCAGGTCACCTACAACCTCGCGGGCATGCCGCCCAATAGCGATCACGCGTTGCAAGTGCACGAGCGCGGCGACTGCAATGCCGCCGACGGTTCCAGCGCCGGCCAGGTGTTTTCGCCGGCCGCCGAGCGTCTGAAATCGGGCGCGCGCGTCGAGGGCGACCTCGGCAATATTCACGCGGACGCGAACGGCGTGGCCACGGGCTTCATCGTCGCGCCGGACGTGTCGCTCGACGGTATCCGTTCGGTGTTGCAGCGCGCGGTTCTGCTGCATCACGACGCGACAGATCCGTACGCGTATCCGCAACATGGTGCGGGCCCCGCTCTCGCTTGTGGATTGATTCGCCAATGA
- a CDS encoding translocation/assembly module TamB domain-containing protein, with protein sequence MTTDVSTQPPVQPPGANPPGEPPGQQPPPRRRLGWLLLKTVAWMVAVLTLLLALAVGLLYGALTTERGTAYAWQAAVKLLGGKLSGTLERGALVHGVELRQVRWRSLDGSGTDIQIDRVTGRWALAREPWRLTIDYLRIGTVDARIGSSSSSSSGPVKLPQDLRLPMQLDVRDVQVDKLLLHQGASTTEFSRLVFHGRSDGRHHEAAIERLDTPFGAVTAAAKLDGVRPFPLSGDIGYSGKVNDEAVQVGGHLSGSLENLIAELDASGMKLTGHARVEATPFGDVPLQRATLTFDHINPQAFAPGAPMADLAVRAELQPVGRGAAGEVVLGATGAASQSALTSASASKSAGTTQPPAATNGKSTSQPAATFAVTGHVSIVNAKPGAIDQNLLPLIDANADVRLDAQAQRISNLVVRLVKNATLTGGGTLSGKRGQFDLQVANLDLNALQATVRPTQLSGPIGVRLNDDVQSLTLDLADPKAALRAQGKVTFDPARTSFNDVRITSGKGRIDLSGALKHDANSTYNLKAQLTDFDPLTLTSQMPSRKPVAEAAPAASREKNSKTAQAAAAQAGSTAGAKSAAPAEKAAAAVKNTAKAAVKTEVVERKTPPPKKRGAPPARKIEARVTGTLTAAGMLGPVFTTKAEFKLGPSVYDGLPLTGGGTIQLAGSRILPSRANLSVAGNQVDLQGSFGARGDRLKFRVDAPALERLGFGLAGLIAADGDVTGSFAHPNVVLNYKADSVVFSSNRIGHAEGHAELRDGANGALVFTTDARNLSAGGVDLTTLTAHLSGTRGNHTLEAAATGKLQDRPLDLTLAANGKLTEARDGTRWDGTVTRLQNRGTPALNLESPLAVSAGPDRLTLGATRLTLEGAVLSLKSFVFDHGKIQSAGSLTGISVARLQDLRREITGEPPHVKTDLVFDGDWDFALGSTATGHIQLQRRSGDVTVEIGRGLASLGISSIAARAEFSGGNRLNATLHAQASRIGVIDADAHTTLVMRDGFLTVSEDGALTGNVNANVPSLKTTGGLFGPSYLLDGHLALKLALGGTVAKPNLTGSLLGDGLSATMVDQGVQLKDGVVRIALSHNLVDFQQVEFHGASGTLRATGRVRLDGDQPDLTASIVADKLELFAAPDRNLSLSGSASVANAGAQGGMAINGKFVVDHALFDMPEQAAPKLGDDVVVVRPDGSVAGERPRPVPGTNKPIGPFAPRANIDISLGNNFRFRGQGADLGLTGTITAMSAPNLPLRAVGNVRVTPGSTYTAFGRKLNIENGFFTFNGPVANPGINILAMRRNQQVEAGVQVTGTVQFPTAKLVSEPNVPDNEKLSWLLFGHGTDQGNNLGQQSTMTTALALLGSASGKRIAQTFGLDEFSVGQSEVGLTDPQVVMVSKAINEWLVIGYEQGLQSASNAIKATVNLTRYWSVGAYGGTFTGVELFYTRRFDRIRW encoded by the coding sequence ATGACCACGGACGTTTCCACTCAACCTCCCGTGCAGCCTCCCGGCGCTAATCCGCCAGGAGAGCCGCCGGGACAGCAGCCGCCGCCCAGGCGCCGCCTCGGCTGGTTGCTGCTGAAAACGGTCGCGTGGATGGTGGCCGTACTGACGTTGTTGCTCGCGTTGGCGGTGGGTTTGCTGTACGGCGCGCTGACGACCGAGCGCGGCACCGCCTACGCGTGGCAGGCGGCGGTCAAGCTGCTGGGCGGCAAGCTGAGCGGCACGCTGGAGCGTGGCGCGCTCGTCCATGGCGTGGAATTGCGGCAAGTACGCTGGCGCAGCCTCGACGGCAGCGGCACCGATATTCAGATCGACCGGGTGACGGGCCGCTGGGCGCTCGCGCGCGAGCCGTGGCGCTTGACGATCGACTATCTGCGTATCGGCACGGTGGACGCGCGCATTGGTTCTTCGTCGTCGAGCAGCAGCGGACCGGTGAAGCTGCCCCAGGATTTGCGTTTGCCGATGCAGCTCGACGTCCGCGACGTCCAGGTCGACAAGCTGCTGCTGCATCAGGGTGCGTCGACGACCGAATTCTCGCGCCTCGTCTTTCATGGTCGCAGCGACGGGCGCCATCATGAAGCCGCCATCGAGCGGCTGGATACGCCGTTCGGCGCGGTGACGGCGGCCGCCAAACTCGACGGTGTGCGGCCGTTTCCGCTGAGCGGGGACATCGGCTATTCAGGGAAGGTGAACGACGAAGCGGTGCAGGTGGGCGGCCATCTGAGCGGCTCGTTGGAGAACCTCATCGCCGAACTCGATGCTAGCGGCATGAAGCTCACCGGTCACGCGCGGGTCGAGGCTACGCCGTTCGGCGACGTGCCGCTGCAGCGCGCCACGCTGACTTTCGATCACATCAATCCGCAGGCTTTCGCGCCCGGTGCGCCGATGGCCGATCTGGCGGTGCGGGCGGAATTGCAACCGGTGGGGCGGGGTGCGGCGGGAGAGGTTGTGTTGGGCGCGACCGGCGCCGCCAGCCAGAGCGCCCTCACGAGCGCAAGCGCAAGCAAATCCGCCGGCACGACACAACCGCCCGCCGCCACAAACGGAAAAAGCACCAGCCAACCCGCCGCAACTTTCGCGGTCACCGGCCACGTCTCGATCGTCAACGCCAAACCCGGCGCGATCGACCAAAACCTGCTGCCGCTAATCGACGCCAACGCGGACGTGCGGCTCGATGCCCAGGCGCAGCGCATCTCGAATCTTGTCGTGCGGCTCGTGAAAAACGCCACGCTCACCGGCGGCGGTACGCTATCCGGCAAGCGCGGACAGTTCGATCTCCAGGTCGCCAACCTCGACCTGAACGCGCTGCAAGCGACGGTGCGGCCCACGCAATTGTCCGGCCCCATCGGCGTGCGCCTGAACGACGACGTGCAGAGCCTCACACTCGACCTCGCCGACCCGAAAGCGGCGCTGCGCGCTCAGGGCAAGGTGACGTTCGATCCCGCCCGCACGAGCTTCAACGACGTGCGCATCACGTCGGGCAAAGGCCGCATCGATCTGTCCGGCGCGCTCAAGCACGACGCGAATTCCACCTACAACCTGAAAGCGCAACTGACCGATTTCGACCCGTTGACGCTGACTTCGCAGATGCCGTCGCGCAAGCCGGTAGCCGAAGCGGCGCCGGCGGCAAGCCGTGAAAAAAACAGCAAAACTGCACAGGCCGCAGCCGCGCAAGCGGGCAGCACGGCCGGGGCAAAGTCCGCCGCGCCCGCGGAAAAAGCCGCCGCCGCCGTGAAAAACACGGCCAAAGCCGCTGTCAAAACCGAAGTGGTCGAACGCAAAACGCCGCCGCCGAAGAAACGCGGTGCCCCGCCTGCCCGCAAAATCGAGGCGCGCGTGACCGGCACGCTCACCGCCGCCGGCATGCTCGGCCCGGTCTTCACGACCAAGGCCGAATTCAAGCTCGGGCCGAGCGTCTACGACGGCCTGCCGTTGACCGGCGGCGGCACCATCCAGTTGGCAGGCTCGCGGATTCTGCCGAGCCGCGCGAACCTCTCGGTCGCGGGCAACCAGGTGGATTTGCAAGGTAGCTTCGGCGCGCGGGGCGACCGGCTGAAGTTCCGCGTCGACGCGCCAGCGCTGGAGCGCCTCGGTTTCGGTCTCGCAGGACTCATCGCGGCCGATGGCGACGTCACCGGCTCGTTCGCGCATCCGAACGTCGTGCTGAATTACAAGGCCGACAGCGTGGTGTTCAGCAGCAACCGTATCGGCCATGCGGAAGGGCACGCCGAATTGCGCGACGGCGCGAACGGCGCGCTCGTCTTCACCACCGACGCGCGCAATCTCAGCGCGGGCGGCGTCGATCTGACCACGCTCACCGCGCATCTGTCCGGCACGCGCGGCAATCACACGCTCGAGGCCGCGGCCACCGGCAAGCTGCAGGACCGTCCGCTCGATCTCACGCTCGCCGCCAACGGCAAGCTGACCGAAGCGCGCGACGGCACGCGCTGGGACGGCACCGTCACGCGGTTGCAGAATCGCGGCACGCCGGCGTTGAATCTCGAATCGCCGCTCGCCGTCAGCGCCGGGCCGGACCGCCTGACGCTCGGCGCGACCCGCCTCACGCTCGAAGGCGCGGTGTTGAGCCTGAAATCTTTTGTTTTCGATCACGGCAAGATTCAGTCGGCGGGCAGTCTGACCGGCATCTCGGTCGCGCGTCTGCAGGACCTGCGGCGCGAGATCACGGGCGAGCCGCCGCACGTCAAAACCGATCTGGTGTTCGACGGCGACTGGGACTTCGCGCTCGGCAGCACCGCGACCGGCCACATCCAGTTGCAGCGCCGCAGCGGCGACGTCACGGTTGAAATCGGCCGGGGGCTTGCGTCGCTCGGTATTTCGAGCATCGCGGCGCGCGCCGAATTCAGCGGCGGCAACCGGCTCAATGCCACCTTGCACGCGCAGGCGAGCCGCATCGGTGTGATCGACGCCGATGCGCACACCACGCTGGTCATGCGCGACGGCTTTCTGACCGTCAGCGAAGACGGCGCGCTCACCGGCAATGTGAACGCCAACGTGCCGTCACTGAAAACGACCGGCGGCCTGTTCGGCCCGAGCTATCTGCTCGACGGCCACCTCGCGCTCAAGCTCGCGCTCGGCGGCACCGTCGCCAAGCCGAACCTGACCGGCTCGCTGCTCGGCGACGGCCTGTCCGCGACCATGGTCGATCAGGGCGTGCAGTTGAAGGACGGCGTAGTGCGTATCGCGCTTTCACACAATCTGGTGGACTTCCAGCAGGTCGAATTTCACGGCGCAAGCGGCACCTTGCGCGCGACCGGCCGCGTACGTCTGGACGGCGATCAACCGGATCTGACCGCGAGCATCGTCGCGGACAAGCTCGAACTGTTCGCGGCGCCGGATCGCAACCTGTCGCTGTCGGGCAGCGCGAGCGTCGCGAATGCCGGTGCGCAGGGCGGCATGGCGATCAACGGCAAATTCGTGGTCGATCACGCGTTGTTCGACATGCCGGAGCAGGCCGCGCCTAAGCTCGGCGACGACGTGGTGGTGGTGCGCCCGGACGGTTCGGTGGCGGGCGAGCGTCCGCGGCCCGTGCCGGGCACCAACAAGCCGATCGGTCCGTTCGCGCCGCGCGCCAATATCGACATCAGCCTCGGCAACAACTTCCGTTTCCGCGGCCAGGGCGCCGACCTCGGCCTGACCGGCACGATCACCGCGATGAGCGCGCCGAATCTGCCGCTGCGCGCGGTGGGCAACGTGCGCGTCACGCCGGGCTCGACCTACACGGCGTTCGGCCGCAAGCTCAACATCGAGAACGGCTTCTTCACGTTCAACGGGCCGGTGGCCAATCCCGGCATCAATATCCTGGCCATGCGTCGCAATCAGCAGGTCGAGGCGGGCGTGCAGGTCACGGGCACGGTCCAATTCCCGACGGCGAAGCTGGTGTCCGAGCCGAACGTGCCGGACAACGAAAAACTCTCGTGGCTGCTGTTCGGCCACGGCACGGATCAGGGTAACAACCTCGGTCAGCAAAGCACCATGACGACGGCGCTGGCGCTGCTCGGCAGCGCGAGCGGCAAGCGGATCGCGCAGACGTTCGGGCTCGACGAGTTTTCGGTCGGACAGAGCGAAGTCGGCTTGACCGATCCGCAAGTGGTGATGGTGTCGAAGGCGATCAATGAGTGGCTCGTGATCGGCTACGAACAGGGGCTGCAGTCGGCGAGCAATGCGATCAAGGCGACGGTCAACCTGACGCGGTATTGGTCGGTCGGGGCTTACGGCGGCACGTTCACCGGCGTCGAACTGTTTTACACGCGGCGCTTCGACCGGATTCGGTGGTGA
- a CDS encoding OmpA family protein, giving the protein MNAKIMTRLAVFAVAGSLLAGCASQQGTNTAVGTGVGAGTGAALGAIFGGGKGAAIGAGVGAAVGGITGYNWQAIHNKLSGATKGTGTQITEQPDGSLKLNIPSSVTFDTNSYAVKPSFAPVLDQLAQTMQQNPELVAQVVGHTDSTGQPAYNQTLSVNRAESVTGYLGQRGVAPQRLSAQGLGQTQPIADNNTEAGRAANRRVEIYLRATAQHATQ; this is encoded by the coding sequence ATGAATGCAAAAATCATGACTCGCCTGGCAGTCTTCGCCGTTGCCGGTTCATTGCTGGCGGGTTGCGCCAGCCAACAGGGCACCAACACCGCCGTCGGTACGGGCGTTGGCGCCGGCACCGGCGCGGCGCTCGGCGCCATCTTCGGCGGCGGTAAGGGCGCGGCAATCGGCGCGGGCGTCGGCGCGGCGGTGGGCGGCATCACCGGCTACAACTGGCAAGCCATCCACAACAAGCTGTCGGGCGCTACCAAGGGCACCGGCACGCAGATCACCGAGCAGCCGGACGGCTCGCTCAAGCTGAACATCCCGAGCTCGGTCACGTTCGACACCAACAGCTACGCGGTCAAGCCGTCGTTCGCGCCGGTGCTGGACCAACTGGCGCAGACCATGCAGCAGAATCCGGAACTGGTCGCGCAAGTGGTCGGCCACACGGATAGCACGGGCCAGCCGGCGTACAACCAGACGCTGTCGGTCAACCGCGCGGAAAGCGTGACGGGCTACCTGGGTCAACGCGGCGTCGCGCCGCAGCGCCTGTCGGCACAGGGCTTGGGCCAAACCCAGCCGATCGCCGACAACAACACCGAAGCCGGCCGTGCCGCCAACCGTCGCGTGGAAATCTATCTGCGCGCCACGGCGCAGCATGCCACGCAATAA
- the apbC gene encoding iron-sulfur cluster carrier protein ApbC has protein sequence MSIDRALVDAALAAVADPNTGRPYAAAKNIKSVAVQGDTVSVDVVLGYPAMRQFDAIRAQFSDALRAVPGVADVRVQVSQQIAAHTVQRGVKLLPNVKNIVAVASGKGGVGKSTTAVNLALALASEGASVGILDADIYGPSLPMMLGIVGRPESPDEKSMNPMTGHGLQANSIGFLIEQDNPMVWRGPMATSALEQLLRQTNWNDLDYLIVDMPPGTGDIQLTLSQRVPVTGAVIVTTPQDIALLDAKKGLKMFEKVGIPILGIVENMGMHICSNCGHEEHIFGAGGGERMGKEYGVDVLGSLPLDIAIREQADSGKPTVVADPQGRIAEIYRSIARKVAIHIAERARDMTSKFPNIVVQNT, from the coding sequence ATGAGTATCGATCGGGCTTTGGTCGACGCTGCCCTCGCGGCCGTCGCCGACCCCAACACCGGCCGGCCGTACGCAGCCGCCAAGAACATCAAAAGCGTCGCCGTGCAGGGTGACACGGTTAGCGTCGACGTGGTACTCGGCTATCCGGCCATGCGCCAATTCGACGCTATCCGCGCGCAATTCTCGGATGCGCTGCGCGCCGTGCCGGGCGTGGCCGACGTGCGTGTCCAGGTGTCGCAGCAGATCGCCGCGCATACCGTGCAGCGCGGCGTGAAACTGTTGCCGAACGTCAAAAACATCGTCGCGGTGGCGTCGGGCAAGGGCGGCGTCGGCAAGAGCACGACCGCCGTGAATCTCGCACTGGCGCTGGCGAGCGAAGGCGCATCGGTCGGTATTCTCGACGCGGACATCTACGGCCCGTCGCTGCCGATGATGCTCGGCATCGTTGGGCGCCCCGAGTCACCGGACGAGAAGTCGATGAACCCGATGACCGGTCACGGCTTGCAGGCCAACTCGATCGGCTTTCTGATCGAGCAGGACAACCCGATGGTGTGGCGTGGACCGATGGCCACTTCCGCGTTGGAACAACTGCTGCGGCAGACGAACTGGAACGATCTCGACTACCTGATCGTCGACATGCCGCCGGGCACCGGCGACATTCAGCTCACGCTGTCGCAACGCGTGCCGGTGACGGGCGCCGTGATCGTCACCACGCCACAAGACATCGCGCTGCTCGACGCAAAGAAGGGCCTCAAGATGTTCGAGAAGGTCGGCATTCCGATCCTCGGCATCGTCGAGAACATGGGCATGCATATCTGCTCGAATTGCGGCCACGAAGAGCATATTTTCGGCGCCGGCGGCGGCGAGCGGATGGGCAAGGAATATGGCGTCGACGTGCTCGGCAGCCTGCCGCTCGACATTGCGATCCGCGAACAGGCCGACTCGGGCAAACCGACCGTGGTGGCCGACCCGCAAGGGCGCATCGCGGAGATCTACCGGTCGATCGCGCGCAAGGTGGCGATCCATATCGCCGAACGCGCTCGCGACATGACTTCGAAGTTCCCCAATATCGTGGTCCAGAACACCTGA
- the metG gene encoding methionine--tRNA ligase: protein MSAPVTDLSAGAPSGRRQILVTSALPYANGQIHIGHLVEYIQTDIWVRTLRMHGHEVYYVGADDTHGTPIMLRAEKEGLTPKQLIDRVWQEHKRDFDSFGISFDNYYSTDSEENRILSENVYLALKEAGLIDARDIEQAYDPVKEMFLPDRFIKGECPKCGAKDQYGDSCEVCGSTYLPTELINPYSVVSGATPIRKTSTHYFFRLSDPRCENFLRAWVGGLAQPEATNKMREWLGDAGEAKLADWDISRDAPYFGFEIPGAPGKYFYVWLDAPVGYYASFKNLAEKRGLDFDAWVRKGSTAEQYHFIGKDILYFHTLFWPAMLEFSGHRTPTNVFAHGFLTVDGAKMSKSRGTFITAQSVIDTGLNPEWLRYYFAAKLNSTMEDLDLNLDDFQARVNSDLVGKYVNIASRAAGFLIKRFDGRVQDSAMQHPLLASLRAAVPQIAANYEAREYNRALRQTMELADAVNAYVDTAKPWDQAKDPANGVALHETCTVSIEAFRLLSLALKPVLPKLAEAVEGFLGVEPLVWADANVPLSSTRPINAYKHLMTRVDSKQIDALIAANRDSLQATPEAAAPADAKGKSKAAKTAAAKEDETPGIISIDDFAKIDLRIAKIVDCKAVEGSDKLLQLTLDVGEEKTRNVFSGIKSAYQPEQLVGKLTVMVANLAPRKMKFGLSEGMVLAASATDEKAEPGLYILEPHSGAKPGMRVK, encoded by the coding sequence ATGTCAGCACCCGTAACCGATCTCTCCGCAGGCGCGCCGTCAGGCCGTCGCCAGATTCTCGTCACGTCGGCCCTTCCGTATGCGAACGGGCAAATCCATATTGGCCATCTGGTCGAATATATCCAGACGGACATCTGGGTCCGGACGTTGCGAATGCACGGGCACGAGGTCTATTACGTGGGCGCCGACGACACGCACGGCACGCCCATCATGTTGCGCGCGGAGAAAGAAGGTCTCACGCCGAAGCAACTGATCGATCGCGTCTGGCAGGAACACAAGCGCGACTTCGACAGCTTCGGAATTTCGTTCGACAATTACTACTCGACCGACTCCGAAGAGAACCGCATTCTCAGCGAAAACGTCTATCTGGCGCTCAAGGAAGCGGGCCTGATCGACGCGCGCGACATCGAACAGGCGTATGACCCGGTCAAGGAGATGTTCCTGCCGGATCGCTTCATCAAGGGCGAATGCCCGAAATGCGGCGCGAAAGACCAGTACGGCGACAGCTGCGAAGTATGCGGTTCGACTTATCTGCCCACCGAGCTGATCAATCCGTATTCGGTCGTCTCGGGCGCCACCCCGATTCGCAAAACATCGACGCACTATTTCTTCCGCCTGTCCGATCCGCGTTGCGAGAATTTCCTGCGCGCGTGGGTCGGCGGCCTGGCGCAGCCGGAAGCGACCAACAAGATGCGCGAATGGCTCGGCGACGCCGGTGAAGCCAAGCTCGCCGACTGGGACATTTCGCGCGACGCGCCGTATTTCGGCTTCGAGATTCCGGGCGCGCCGGGCAAGTATTTTTACGTGTGGCTGGACGCACCGGTCGGCTATTACGCGAGCTTCAAGAACCTCGCAGAAAAACGCGGGCTCGACTTCGACGCGTGGGTTCGCAAGGGTTCGACCGCCGAGCAGTATCACTTCATCGGCAAAGACATTCTGTATTTCCACACGCTGTTCTGGCCGGCCATGCTCGAGTTTTCGGGCCACCGCACGCCGACCAACGTGTTCGCGCACGGCTTCCTGACCGTGGACGGCGCGAAGATGTCGAAGTCGCGCGGCACCTTCATCACCGCCCAGAGCGTGATCGACACGGGGCTGAATCCGGAATGGCTGCGCTACTACTTCGCGGCCAAGCTGAACAGCACGATGGAAGACCTCGACCTGAACCTCGACGACTTCCAGGCGCGCGTGAACAGCGATCTGGTCGGCAAGTACGTGAACATCGCAAGCCGCGCCGCCGGCTTCCTGATCAAGCGCTTCGACGGCCGGGTGCAGGACAGCGCGATGCAGCATCCGCTGCTCGCCTCGCTGCGCGCCGCCGTGCCGCAAATCGCCGCGAACTACGAAGCCCGCGAGTACAACCGCGCGCTGCGTCAGACCATGGAACTGGCCGACGCCGTGAACGCCTACGTCGACACCGCCAAGCCGTGGGATCAGGCCAAAGACCCGGCGAACGGGGTTGCGCTGCACGAAACCTGCACCGTCAGCATCGAAGCGTTCCGCCTGCTGTCGCTGGCGCTCAAGCCGGTGCTGCCGAAGCTCGCCGAAGCGGTCGAAGGCTTCCTCGGCGTCGAACCGCTGGTATGGGCCGACGCCAACGTGCCGCTCAGTTCCACGCGCCCGATCAATGCGTACAAGCATCTGATGACGCGTGTCGATTCGAAGCAGATCGACGCGCTGATCGCCGCCAATCGCGACTCGTTGCAAGCCACGCCGGAAGCGGCCGCGCCGGCCGACGCCAAAGGCAAGTCGAAGGCAGCCAAAACCGCAGCGGCAAAAGAGGACGAAACGCCCGGCATCATTTCGATCGACGACTTCGCGAAGATCGATTTGCGCATTGCGAAGATCGTCGACTGCAAGGCGGTGGAAGGGTCGGACAAGTTGCTGCAACTTACGCTCGACGTCGGCGAAGAGAAAACCCGCAACGTGTTTTCGGGCATCAAGTCGGCGTATCAGCCGGAGCAACTGGTCGGCAAGCTGACGGTGATGGTCGCGAACCTCGCGCCGCGCAAGATGAAGTTCGGCCTGTCCGAAGGCATGGTGCTGGCCGCCTCCGCCACCGACGAGAAAGCGGAGCCGGGCCTGTACATCCTGGAGCCGCACAGCGGCGCGAAGCCGGGCATGCGCGTGAAGTAA